The stretch of DNA TATAAACAGAAACctaaatacagaaaaattgcCTTACTGATGGAAATTTAATGGGTAATCTAGCCCAATTGGACTTGAATCCGCTCCGTCAGGGGTTTATTAGGGAGGATGTTAGGGTGTCTAAACACCTCCTATAAGAGTTCAAGAAATTCTAGCTTTTCTTAAgagataaaaacaaatatttttagcttCAAAATtgcaatagaaaaatatttataaagggaaattttaaaCGTTATGAATTAACaccaaacgttagaaagaacGACAGccattttaaataagaaaaatgaaagacaaaaagaaaaaaaaagtaaacatcAAATTGAGccaattttttaagaattaatgcGAAAGatcgattaattttttatgttgtggGAATAAAAAACGATCAGATGGACCTTTGGAAATTGCTCTATTCGCTCTATTCTGACGTTTCGGAGACGAATGGCTCCTTCTTCAGGTATTGATTATTTAGGGGTCTTTATTTAGAACCTTTTAATAGTCgttattttatacatttttcgCGTATGAACTGATTGCTTTTGTAGGTTATTATGGAATTTCAGTGAACTTTGTACATTTTCAGTAATGtactttaaatgaattttcaacatttttataggcagttttttgcattttattaattttcccaaaatttcgTGCAATTTTCTGAGATATTGGCAGTTTTTCCACCATTTCAATCGCATTTCTGTCATTTCTTCCAATTTTATAACACTTTTGGTCATTCTGTGAATGAAAacctaaatttatttatttttaattcgacttataaaatattttaattaatttttagagaaaataaaaattatagggGAAGGTGGCTCAATTCGGACCCCCAAAGTACCGAgcggagtgaaaaaaaaattatataaaattaaaagcaaaattcttAAAGGTACTATTTTAatgcccatttaatgctctttttactcccaaaactttctacatttaatgttttatcggttttaagtaatagcaGATTGAAAAAGGCCACAAGAGATCGGAATTGAGTCACGTTCCcctaaataaaaagtttttcttaattttctttaatttgaaaattaataaaataataaaatcctaataaattctaaaattttagaataatctAATCTTGAATTCTAGCTcatattgtaaagaaaaatatgtttttctcAGCATgtactggaaaattttccaataggAAATGTGAAGTAATTTTCAGCCATAAGTAGTTTGGTATACTTAtgataaattccttttctacTTAAGTCCATATAAACCGGAACACCACTGTATAGTAGGGCAGGAACTTGTCGAAGAAAGTCAAGATTATATTCTTCGCGTATATGGCAGAAAGTTGGATATTGTGTTTATTTTCAACTTCAATTCCAACaattgaaaatgcgaaaaatgttCACTGCGAGACGatgcaaaattgaagaaagtCACCCCCGCAAATGGCGGGGAGAGGGTGccacaaaaatgcaaaaaatcccCATCTCAGTGCACTTCTTGTGATATATCAAAATACACCGCACAATGCCAAGGTTTACCCTGTTGAGGATTTTTCTCCACCCAAACAGCACCCCCTCATCATTCCCGATTAAATCTCGTCAATGGACCCACAACAATTTATAACAAAGTCACTAAACTGATTTTTCCTCCCCTCCTTAGTCTGCGAATTCCATTCACATTTCCCTTGGTTTTGGCAAAATGTCAACGGgcttttgttgaaattaaattatgttacatttttttcttcattcgtTCCTTCTGCGAGGAAAGAAAAGTCTGCCCTTGGCACATGTGGAAATTTCGGGGAGCTGTGCAGCAGTCAGTATAGCTACCTCCCAGCATATATGTTTCAAGTGGGCTACAAATATTTTGGAGGCTATTGTGggggaaaatacaaaaataagctttatatgaaaattttgcaataaaatttccccCAAAGTACTCCATTTTATTTCTGCAGAAAATCCCAAACAATGCATTTTTGccgaaaaaattgcattttgttcGATGCAACTTTTTACAACTTTGGggaagttttaaataaaaatataaaaatgcattttccattgaatttcaaaaaggGGTGTATGTAGTTCATTAATTGGGCACCATTGCATTTTGGGTAACGTATATATAggattttcaataattaatattcatcCCCAAATAGAGAGATTGAAGCGTGAAATATTGAGCTGTAAGAGGAGGATTATTGTATTCTTTTTTAGTTCTTTGTACGGAGAACTGTAGCTGAAAATGCAATAATCCCATGTTGCTATGGAGGTAAATCCAATGGAGTTGGGGTgatgaaagaatttcaaaggtaaaatgaatttccagTTGATGGCACCTAAATCGGGAGCATCTACGAAGAGAGAATTTTGActcattaaatgaatttttagtaTACTCACGTATTGCGTTCAAAGATCTTACTATAAATTTATAAGCTTCGATtatctcataaaattttaaagatagtCTGGAACAAAATTAGAATTTCCTCTCTTAAATCTAGAATTTTGTCcagaattattttaacagcttttaacccttttgtttctgcatgaaacattgaaatatcTGATCTTTACTCgagatttttaaatcaatgGATATGTACTCtcaggaaaattctttcagtaAAAAACGTCTTCCTTGATatcttatgtatgtatagaaattataaaagaaacgaTTTTAAATGAgcgaaaataaaatgtttcatgtttaaaCTTAATTGTTTCACGTATTGTTTTATGACCCAACGGTCGTGAAGGCATTAAAAGTGCAGCAAAAcagagaagaattaaaaataaaaaatttcagaagccggaaaaaaattctttataagaaataattttttcagaaaactttgaaattttattatattcatACTTTTTTAACCCCTAGAGGAGGGTTTTGCtggccaccgtggccaattagacttttttaaatcatttacaTTTCGTGATATATCCATGTGTAAGGAAGTTGTATTACCTACTTTTAAGACCGCCGaaataaaatttggaaaaacattttcttttgagagaaaattgaggtcAAGTTTTAAGATTAGAAATCTCGaacctccaagggttaataaccaaaaaaaaatctttaaattagtTCAACACCTAATAGGTccctaataaaaaatctttgaaacaAATGTAGGTAATTCACAACCTCCCTGGGAGATGCAGAAGCATCCCTCTTAACAGCCCCATGAGACGAACTATATATGTGTTTGCACCTCATTTGACCACATCGCTATTTCGTCCACACATTggtttattcattaaaatgaatgaagcaTCATTTATTCGGTGTTACCTGGGCACTGGTATTTGTGGTTGATTTTCAATGGGGGACGTGAATGTTGATTGTCAGTCAATTGGTTTCAGGTGCGACTTGTGCAATTGAGATGCGAGATCCCAGCTGAGGAATTTCATACAAAAGCTCCACCACGAAATTGATTGATTGTTGCGCTGATTTGAAATTGAGGCTCATTTTCCACTTGATTCTATTTAAGCAGTTTGAtataagagtttttttttccttcttttattACTTTCAGCTCTCACCACTCTACAATCGCCAAGGTGTACCAGACAGTATTTTTGTATCATTAGTTTAAGTTTTTAGTTTtgtttatggaaaatttgcatcaTTTTTATGGCATTCAAGCGACGACGTTTCAAAGAAACAATTACAGGTCAACAAACGAGTTTTTGAGTGCTGCTAATTGCTCTATTTATTGGtcctcagaaaaaaaaacttttaaactaCTTTTCTTGCCACAGGTGAGACTTCTTAAcgaatttcctcaaaaaaattcctaagttgaaagttaataaaacaaattttattattccttGAACAGTGTATTATGTGTCAGTTTTAAACGAATACTGGGTACTTCTTGTACATCGCATAAAATACAGATTCAACCAACTTTTCACAAATCTTCTTCATGTCACCATCCTGCAATTTATCTACGTCACCAAGCATACGACTTCCCAAATTATTGCAGTAATCATCATAGAGTCGTGGTAGATTTAGTTCTCTATACAGCTCTATGACTTTCGCTACACATTCGGGATCTTTTCGTCCGTAGTTGACTTTGAGGACTTCCTTTTGCTCAGGAGTTCCCAATTGCATGGTTAACAAAGCTGGCCAACGGCATCTTCCTTCTCCAATATCCGAACTAACCTTCCCCATAACATTTGGATCCCCGAAACTATCGTAAAAATCATTCTGAATTACATAAAAGTAGCCTATATCCGCCAGAATTGACTTAGCTTCCTTCATAATGCTTAAATTAGTGTATCCTGCTAAGGTCATTCCTAAGGCAATAGAAGAAAAGCTAGCCAAATAGACGGAAATGTTTGCAACTATATCatcaaaagtttcaatttttatcttgTCAAAGTCCTTTGAGGAGATCACATCTACGTGCTGTCCAATGCAAGCTAGAAAAGTCGTCTCGTTTAAGATCTCCAAAAGGCGTGTGTGGCAATCGGGTTTTCCAAAGTACTTTTTTAGCAGATAATATGCTCCAGCTTCCATCATAAAAGCATCATTGACGGCACTTGGCCCCACATCGGGTAATTCATGCCAGCAAACTCGGTTTCTTCTAGTTTTGCATTCATCGTATACATCA from Lutzomyia longipalpis isolate SR_M1_2022 chromosome 4, ASM2433408v1 encodes:
- the LOC129795599 gene encoding uncharacterized protein LOC129795599; this translates as MLLSSVQILTKKSFPIGSVSNYLKFAVNMQRIPKVSFSTTKSVNVVEYLEGVISRPILGTSNDSTVTRNPKEFCATKLDDIWLSKAKQNDFLSYFPGIVDEIAAKAATFSKLDNGNRIRRAMEYIMPGSNRFPGVITVETYKLLTPEHKHTTENLKLAYYLGWILEIVLEAINMSDDVYDECKTRRNRVCWHELPDVGPSAVNDAFMMEAGAYYLLKKYFGKPDCHTRLLEILNETTFLACIGQHVDVISSKDFDKIKIETFDDIVANISVYLASFSSIALGMTLAGYTNLSIMKEAKSILADIGYFYVIQNDFYDSFGDPNVMGKVSSDIGEGRCRWPALLTMQLGTPEQKEVLKVNYGRKDPECVAKVIELYRELNLPRLYDDYCNNLGSRMLGDVDKLQDGDMKKICEKLVESVFYAMYKKYPVFV